GTTCACTGGCGTGCGTGGCCGGATCGTCGTGCTGCTCGCCGAAGAAGACGAAGTCGGCCCTGGCCGCGGCGTCGGCCAACTGCGTAAAGGGAATGAAGCGGTTGGCCTTGCTGTCGTACACGCGCAGTGCCGCCGCGGCGGCCCCGATGGGCACGGCGCCACGGGCGCCTCCGGAGGCGCAGGCGGTGGAGAGCAACGAGGCGCCACCGAGCAGCGCCAGGAGGAATCGGCGGGAAGAAGTCATGACCGGAATTTACACATCCGGCGCCTGCTGGACGACGGAAAGCCACCGCGGGTACATTCTCGTCATGACCGTGATGCCAATGGACGCGCTGCTCGCGTCATTTTTCATGCAGTCGGCGCTGGCAGCGGTCTTTCTGGTCGCGCTCTGGGGCATCGCGTTCGTGTATCGGCGCCCCCTCCATCGAGCGCTCGCTACGGGTTGGTCAATTTACCTGCTGCACACGCTGGCCTCGTTCGCCTCGGCGTGGTACGGGCGCGAAGCGCCGCTGTCGTCACTGCGCTGGCATACGGCCACCTTGCAGCTACTCGCCGTAGCGGGCTCTGCGGCGTTCTGGTACGCGTCCCTGCGCATTCTTGCGGGGCGTCAGGAGGGCAGCCGTCCGCCGGCGCGAGGCGTCGTCTGGGCCACGATCGTGGTCGTGGCGATGCTGACGCTGAGCGTCGCGTCCGGACGCGTCATGCACCAGCCGGGTTCAGGTCCCTTGGGCATCCTCTATCCGATGCTGTATCTCGCCCTCGCGGCCTTTTCGTGGTGGGAGTCGCGTCACACGACGGCGCACACACGCGAGTTGTTCTGGATGGGCACGGCGTTCGCGATGTTCAGCGCGCGCATGCTGCTCGTGACGCAGGTCATTCTGCCGGAAGACCAATTCGCGGAGTCCACGCTCACCCAGTTACTGGCGGTAGCGACCGTGCAGTTGCTGCAGATGGTGGCCGTCGGTGTGATTTCCATCGGTGTGGCGGTCACCTACGAGCGCAGCGCGGTGCTCCTCATGACGGAGCGCTTGCACCTCGCGGAGTTGACGGCGAAAAAAAGCCGACGTCTCGAGTCACTGGGACGGATGGCCGCCAGCGTGGCCCATGACTTCAACAACGTGCTGATGATTATCGGCAGTTGCGCCGAGCTCGCCGACGAGGCGGCCGCGCGTCCGGATGACGTACGGCGGGAATTGCGCGACATCCGGCTGGCGGCGACGCAAGGCGGAGGATTGGTGACGAAGTTGTTGGAATTCTCGCAGCCTTCGACGTACGACGCCGCGCCCGCCCAACACGCGCGGGTCGATGCCGTGGTGCAGGAGAACGCCCCGCTGCTGGAAAAATGCATCGGGCCCGAACGGAGGCTCGAACTTGACACGGCGGCGGGTGATCTGCCGTGCGTGCTCGATCGCACGCAGTTGGAGCAGCTGCTCCTCAACATGGTGGTGAACGCCCGCGACGCCACACCTGTCGGCGGTGTGATCCGGCTGCGCACCGGCGAGGAGCGACTGCTGGTGCCGCGACGCATGCACGACGGGACGCTGGGCGCGGGCCGCTACATTCGCGTGTCAGTGGAGGACAACGGCGTCGGCATCGCCCCCGACGTGCTGCCTCACATTCTTGAGCCGTTCTTCACCACGAAGCGCGAGCGTGGCGGCACGGGTATCGGTTTGGCGACGGTGCACCAGATCGTCGTGGGCGTTGGCGGCGAGCTGGCGATTGAATCGGTGCTCGGCGTCGGCACCTGCATCGATCTGTACTTGCCGGTTCCGGCCTGAGTTTTCGAGCAGCCCTTGCACCTCACGTAACGTGAGGACGTAGGCTGTCTTCGTGTTCGCCACCACCGGGCCGGCGGGCACCCAGCGGAACTCTCCGTACCCCGTTCGTTCGTCTACCGATGCTGCGATGACAATCCCCCTGAAGGTCGGAACGCTTGCCCGTCACACCGGGCTCTCGGTCCGCACGCTGCATCACTACGACGAGATCGGACTGCTGCATCCGTCCGCGCGCACGCCGACTGGCCATCGGTTGTACGACGCGAACGATGTGCAGCGGTTGCAGCAGATCCAGTCGCTGCGGGCCACGGGTTTTCCACTGGACGAGATTCGGCGGCTGCTCGACAGCGCGCAGATCTCGGCCCAACGCGTCATCGAGCTGCATCTGGAGCGGTTGCAGATGCAGATCGTGGAACAGCAGCGGCTGGCCGTGCGGCTGCAGAACCTGTCGCGACTCATACACAGCGAGACGACAGCGCCCCTTTCGGAGCTCTGTCGCATTATCGAGGCGACGATCATGATGGAAAAATTCTTTACGTCCGAGCAGCTCCAGGTCATGCAGCAACAGGGCGAGGCTCTGGGGCCAGACCGGATCCGCGAGGTCGAGCAGGCGTGGGCCGAAGTGATCCCCGCCGTGCGCGAGCATATGGCGAAGGGCACGAGCCCGAACGACCCCGCGCTGCAGGCGCTCGGCGTGCGCTGGCGCGAGTTGGTGAACGCCTTCACCGGCGGTAACCGCGAGATCGCGGCCAACGCCCGCGCCATGTATCAGGAAGAGCATGCCACGATCAACGCGGCGAACCCGAACACGCCCAACCCCGAGATGTTTGCCTTTATGGGGAAGGTCTTCGCCACGATCGGCGGCGGACCGGGCTGAGTAGATTCGCGCAGGCCCCGGGGAGACTAACTTCTCGGGGCATGCATCCTGAAACCGCCCTCCTCTTCACGATCGCCGGAGCCTTCGGTGCGGCTTTTCTTTTCGGATTCGCCGCGTCGAAGCTGAAGATGCCGCCGCTCGTCGGCTATCTCCTGGCCGGCATCGCGCTCGGCCCCCATTCACCGGGGTTCGTGGGCAACGTGGAGCTGGCCAGCCAGCTGGCCGAGATCGGCGTGATCCTGCTGATGTTCGGCGTGGGACTGCACTTCTCGCCCGGCGACTTGCTCAAGGTACGTCGCATCGCGCTGCCGGGCGCGACGCTGCAGATGTTCACGGCGATCGGGCTGGGGTATTGGCTGGCCAGCTCGTGGGGATGGACGCCGGCGGCGTCGCTGGTGTTCGGGCTGTCGCTGTCGGTGGCCAGTACGGTCGTGGTGCTGCGTGTCCTCGAAGATCGCGGACTGATGGACTCGATCGACGGGCGCGTGGCCGTGGGTTGGCTGGTCGTCGAGGACTTGTTGGTGGTGCTCGCCCTCGTGTTGTTGCCGGCGATTCTGAGCGCATTGGGCGCTGGAGCCGCCGGCGCATCGCCGATGGGGCGTACCGAGCTGATTACGTCGGTCGCGCTCACGCTGGTGAAGATGGTCGCGTTCATCGTGCTGATGGGCGTGGTGGGTCGTCGCGCGGTGCCGTGGCTGCTCACGCACGTGGCGCGCAGCGGCTCGCGCGAGCTGTTCACGTTGGCCGTGTTGGCCGTGTCGCTCGGGGTGGCTGTCGGTGCCGCCACCTTGTTCGGCGTGTCATTCGCGCTCGGCGCGTTCGTGGCCGGTGTCGTGATCAGCGAATCGGACCTCAGTCATCGTGCCGGTGCCGACGCGCTGCCGATGCAAGACGCGTTCGCCGTGCTCTTCTTCGTGTCGGTCGGCATGTTGCTCGATCCGGGGGTGTTGCTCACGCAACCCATGAAGGTGCTGGCCACCGTCGCGATCGTGTTGCTCGGCAACACCGTGGTGGCCACGGTGCTGATGGTGCTGCTGCGCCATCCGCTCGGTGCCTCGCTCCGCATCGGCGCCAGCTTCGGACAGATCGGCGAGTTTTCGTTCATTCTCGCAGGGCTCGGCGTGTCGCTGGGCGTGCTGTCGGAAGAGGGACGCAGTCTGATCCTGGCGGCGGCGCTCTGCACGATCGTCCTCAATCCCATGCTCTTCGCGACGCTGGACCGCCTGTCCACGTGGATCGCGCGACATCCGCGACTGCTCGACCGCATGGAGCGGCAGAAGGCGCCGCGCATGGCGCATACGGATCTGTTCGAGACGATCACCGTGGGGCACGCGATTCTGATCGGGTATGGTCGCGTGGGACGCACGATCGGTGACGCGCTGCAGCGCCAAGGCGTGCCGTTCGTGGCGATCGAGCAGGATCGTCGCGTCGTAGACGCCATGCGTACCATCGGCGTCTCCTCGATCTACGGCGATGCGACGCGTCCGGGCATCCTGGAGCACGCGTATCCGGGCACGGCCCGGCTGCTGGTGATCGCGGCCCCCGATCCGTATCACGCGCGACACATCATCGACATGGTGCGCGCGAAGAATCCGACGATCGATATCGTCGTGCGCACGCACAGCGATCAGGAACAGGCGATGTTCGAACAGCTGGGCGTCAGCAAGGCGCTCATGGGTGAACGCGAACTGGCCTTCGGCATGGCGTACCACAGCCTGCGCTCGCTCGGCGTCGACGATGACCAGGCGGACGGGATCGTCGAGGAATTGCGCGGCGGAGGGCGGATGCAGACGCGAGAATTCAGCGCGCTGATGCCGACGGATCTGCGGATGTAAAAACTGAAAACTGATCAGTAGTCAGAGTTCTGACGGTCAGGCTCAGGGATCAGACTGGGTATAGTGGTCAGAGTTGAGCAACGACAGTCCGCAGACGCTCAGCATTTGATGATGCGGGCCGCACGGGAAGTGGTGCTCCACGATCAACCGTGCCAAGGCGCCATCATATTCTCGGCACTGAGCACTGTCGTTCGCTGAACTCTGACCACGATAAGCAGTCAGACGCCAGAATTCCGACCACTGACTACTGGGTTTTTGTAATCCCCGGGCGCCCGTGCTCCACCTTCCATCCGCTCGCCGTGTGCACCGGCGCTCCCGGTTTCGTCACGAACGGCACGCTGCGGTACTCGGC
This region of Gemmatimonas groenlandica genomic DNA includes:
- a CDS encoding sensor histidine kinase; this encodes MTVMPMDALLASFFMQSALAAVFLVALWGIAFVYRRPLHRALATGWSIYLLHTLASFASAWYGREAPLSSLRWHTATLQLLAVAGSAAFWYASLRILAGRQEGSRPPARGVVWATIVVVAMLTLSVASGRVMHQPGSGPLGILYPMLYLALAAFSWWESRHTTAHTRELFWMGTAFAMFSARMLLVTQVILPEDQFAESTLTQLLAVATVQLLQMVAVGVISIGVAVTYERSAVLLMTERLHLAELTAKKSRRLESLGRMAASVAHDFNNVLMIIGSCAELADEAAARPDDVRRELRDIRLAATQGGGLVTKLLEFSQPSTYDAAPAQHARVDAVVQENAPLLEKCIGPERRLELDTAAGDLPCVLDRTQLEQLLLNMVVNARDATPVGGVIRLRTGEERLLVPRRMHDGTLGAGRYIRVSVEDNGVGIAPDVLPHILEPFFTTKRERGGTGIGLATVHQIVVGVGGELAIESVLGVGTCIDLYLPVPA
- a CDS encoding MerR family transcriptional regulator; the encoded protein is MTIPLKVGTLARHTGLSVRTLHHYDEIGLLHPSARTPTGHRLYDANDVQRLQQIQSLRATGFPLDEIRRLLDSAQISAQRVIELHLERLQMQIVEQQRLAVRLQNLSRLIHSETTAPLSELCRIIEATIMMEKFFTSEQLQVMQQQGEALGPDRIREVEQAWAEVIPAVREHMAKGTSPNDPALQALGVRWRELVNAFTGGNREIAANARAMYQEEHATINAANPNTPNPEMFAFMGKVFATIGGGPG
- a CDS encoding cation:proton antiporter, whose amino-acid sequence is MHPETALLFTIAGAFGAAFLFGFAASKLKMPPLVGYLLAGIALGPHSPGFVGNVELASQLAEIGVILLMFGVGLHFSPGDLLKVRRIALPGATLQMFTAIGLGYWLASSWGWTPAASLVFGLSLSVASTVVVLRVLEDRGLMDSIDGRVAVGWLVVEDLLVVLALVLLPAILSALGAGAAGASPMGRTELITSVALTLVKMVAFIVLMGVVGRRAVPWLLTHVARSGSRELFTLAVLAVSLGVAVGAATLFGVSFALGAFVAGVVISESDLSHRAGADALPMQDAFAVLFFVSVGMLLDPGVLLTQPMKVLATVAIVLLGNTVVATVLMVLLRHPLGASLRIGASFGQIGEFSFILAGLGVSLGVLSEEGRSLILAAALCTIVLNPMLFATLDRLSTWIARHPRLLDRMERQKAPRMAHTDLFETITVGHAILIGYGRVGRTIGDALQRQGVPFVAIEQDRRVVDAMRTIGVSSIYGDATRPGILEHAYPGTARLLVIAAPDPYHARHIIDMVRAKNPTIDIVVRTHSDQEQAMFEQLGVSKALMGERELAFGMAYHSLRSLGVDDDQADGIVEELRGGGRMQTREFSALMPTDLRM